The following proteins come from a genomic window of Pyxidicoccus sp. MSG2:
- a CDS encoding NAD(P)-binding protein gives MAPEIDEHERAPDQPISKSLARVHIYGAGIAGLTAAHELAIRGFRVRVIEPAQECDEAGRLEGAPHPLNRRMAVGGLARTQFMRAERGAAGNFLGTDEDTRSPEGRFFLKYPENFEPGGRMGEVPEEAVDDLHHFLNRCGFFTRGETQGVLHLRVPPGRNDAIRKRRRRNADALHRFLTATNGWDTKLEPARVVILEEPEVQELGQCLVTPPMPLEDREGLQLELVHFLPGEHGFRFFPSYYRHLFSTMCETPILDNDNQLTGRRVFDNLVPSSFYGIAAQGRRIRFLRRAPSTRPVEMLQELKDLASSGYPATDTLQFTLRIWRYMSTCSGRRKADYEKISWWEYLEGFDPKANTRRYTYSDAFKRDMQFAPRVLAAFDGAWGDARTNGNTFVQLYLNNVLPLPKTDGTLNGPTTLAWLRPWRRYLRDYLKVEFHAGALTRLELEAETGRLTPFWKRKGESQEEEDTRVTNPPLRRGGYPAVIEKVDYHIIATDAATAEAVTRNLPPIGVIQGLRGFTTTIPPNPRGPEPEQPRPANVFPGNVPWDRFQTLTGIQFFFPSSVRLAEGYLYFLDAPWGLSAINSQQYWATPPTFDRDGFGAVLSVDIGNWFVREEGKKSPSRSSHHEIADEVWSQIKQATELHKVPLPDSAQFDFSLPSPRWYHVDRNIRFKRDQATGKARPVANLAPYLIPIVGDWDRRPGTEPWDPLRSPPPPKLIQVEGLWLAEHGGYPVHWNKLVFAGTYLKTFTRMTTMESANESARHAVNAIIDHYLAHNEVHSRNGSPPAPDGMSDELGPLAGLPEFRMTPIGEYCRIWDPEQHELPELAPLRELDAKLFAEGRPHVWDVLNLEPLAMPFAPSLGTPGGAAALLELLRKVREGLEALLKARAPGMR, from the coding sequence ATGGCTCCAGAGATTGATGAGCACGAGCGTGCACCCGACCAGCCCATCAGCAAGAGCCTGGCCCGCGTCCACATCTATGGCGCCGGCATCGCCGGGCTGACGGCGGCACACGAGCTGGCCATCCGCGGCTTCCGGGTGCGCGTCATCGAGCCCGCCCAGGAGTGCGACGAGGCGGGGCGGCTCGAAGGGGCGCCCCATCCCCTGAATCGCAGGATGGCCGTGGGCGGCCTGGCGCGGACGCAGTTCATGCGCGCGGAGCGGGGCGCGGCGGGGAACTTCCTGGGGACCGACGAGGACACGCGGAGCCCCGAGGGCCGCTTCTTCCTCAAGTACCCGGAGAACTTCGAGCCGGGCGGGCGGATGGGCGAGGTCCCCGAAGAGGCCGTGGACGACCTCCACCACTTCCTGAACCGGTGCGGCTTCTTCACGCGCGGGGAGACACAGGGCGTGCTCCACCTCCGCGTCCCCCCGGGCAGGAACGACGCAATCCGGAAGCGGCGCCGGCGCAACGCGGACGCGCTGCACCGGTTCCTGACCGCCACCAACGGCTGGGACACGAAGCTCGAGCCTGCGCGGGTCGTCATCCTAGAGGAGCCCGAGGTCCAGGAGCTCGGGCAGTGCCTCGTCACGCCACCAATGCCGCTGGAGGACAGGGAGGGACTCCAGCTGGAGCTGGTGCACTTCCTGCCCGGCGAGCACGGCTTCCGCTTCTTCCCCTCGTACTACCGCCACCTCTTCTCCACGATGTGCGAGACCCCCATCCTCGACAACGACAACCAGCTCACCGGCCGCCGCGTCTTCGACAACCTCGTCCCCTCCAGCTTCTACGGCATCGCCGCCCAGGGCCGCCGCATCCGCTTCCTGCGCCGCGCTCCGTCCACCCGCCCCGTGGAGATGCTCCAGGAGTTGAAGGACCTCGCGTCCTCCGGCTACCCCGCCACCGACACCCTCCAGTTCACCCTGCGCATCTGGCGGTACATGAGCACCTGCTCCGGGCGCCGGAAGGCCGACTACGAAAAGATTTCGTGGTGGGAGTACCTGGAGGGCTTCGACCCGAAGGCGAACACGCGCCGCTACACGTACAGCGACGCCTTCAAGCGCGACATGCAGTTCGCCCCGCGCGTGCTCGCCGCCTTCGACGGCGCCTGGGGCGACGCGCGCACCAACGGGAACACCTTCGTCCAGCTCTACCTCAACAACGTGCTGCCGCTGCCCAAGACGGACGGCACCCTCAACGGGCCCACCACCCTGGCCTGGCTGCGGCCCTGGCGCCGCTACCTGCGGGACTACCTCAAGGTGGAGTTCCACGCGGGCGCGCTGACGCGCCTCGAGCTCGAAGCGGAGACGGGCCGCCTCACGCCCTTCTGGAAGCGCAAGGGAGAGTCCCAGGAGGAGGAGGACACGCGGGTGACGAACCCGCCCCTGAGGCGCGGCGGCTACCCGGCTGTCATCGAAAAGGTGGACTACCACATCATCGCCACCGACGCGGCGACCGCGGAGGCGGTGACGCGGAACCTGCCGCCCATCGGTGTCATCCAGGGGCTGCGCGGCTTCACCACCACGATTCCCCCCAACCCGCGCGGGCCCGAGCCCGAGCAACCACGCCCGGCCAACGTGTTCCCCGGGAATGTGCCCTGGGACCGCTTCCAGACGCTCACCGGCATCCAGTTCTTCTTCCCCTCCTCCGTCCGGCTCGCCGAGGGCTACCTCTACTTCCTCGACGCGCCGTGGGGCCTGTCCGCCATCAACAGCCAGCAGTACTGGGCCACACCGCCCACGTTCGACCGGGACGGCTTCGGCGCGGTGCTCAGCGTGGACATCGGCAACTGGTTCGTGCGCGAAGAGGGGAAGAAGAGTCCGTCTCGCAGCTCACACCACGAGATTGCCGACGAGGTGTGGAGTCAAATCAAGCAGGCCACCGAGCTGCACAAGGTGCCGCTGCCCGACTCGGCCCAGTTCGACTTCTCCCTGCCCTCGCCACGCTGGTACCACGTGGACCGGAACATCCGCTTCAAGCGCGACCAGGCCACCGGCAAGGCGCGCCCCGTGGCGAACCTGGCGCCCTACCTCATCCCCATCGTCGGGGACTGGGACCGCCGGCCCGGCACCGAGCCGTGGGATCCACTGCGCTCACCACCGCCGCCGAAGCTCATCCAGGTGGAGGGGCTCTGGCTGGCGGAGCACGGGGGCTACCCGGTGCACTGGAACAAGCTCGTCTTCGCCGGCACGTATCTGAAGACCTTCACGCGGATGACCACCATGGAGTCGGCCAATGAGTCCGCGCGCCACGCCGTCAACGCCATCATCGACCACTACCTCGCGCACAATGAGGTGCACAGCCGGAACGGGAGCCCCCCGGCCCCGGATGGAATGAGCGACGAACTGGGCCCGCTCGCCGGCCTGCCCGAGTTCCGGATGACGCCCATTGGCGAGTACTGCCGCATCTGGGACCCCGAGCAGCACGAGTTGCCCGAACTGGCGCCACTGCGCGAGCTGGACGCGAAGCTCTTCGCAGAGGGCAGGCCCCATGTCTGGGATGTGCTCAACCTGGAGCCGCTCGCGATGCCCTTCGCCCCGTCGCTCGGCACCCCGGGCGGCGCGGCGGCCCTGCTGGAGCTGCTGCGCAAGGTGCGCGAGGGGCTGGAGGCCCTGCTCAAGGCCCGCGCGCCGGGGATGAGGTAG
- a CDS encoding sterol-binding-like protein yields MSSSGTEGPVGRLLTESFLALAREQPAQHALMCEQLQGHTVEVCVGAERFFLGFAPGSARVEATGPTAQALLVTGRGVLADVLDARLSLTRAVLTDALEVVGPLASLMALHEGLVTYVHGAARCPSFPSLLARLRAVCREGAPSGPPPRGDSHGSRD; encoded by the coding sequence ATGAGCTCATCCGGGACTGAGGGACCGGTGGGGAGGCTGCTGACCGAGTCCTTCCTGGCGCTCGCGCGCGAGCAGCCGGCACAGCACGCCCTCATGTGCGAGCAGCTCCAGGGGCACACGGTGGAGGTGTGCGTGGGGGCGGAGCGATTCTTCCTCGGCTTCGCGCCGGGCAGCGCGCGGGTGGAGGCCACCGGACCGACGGCGCAGGCCCTGCTGGTGACGGGCCGGGGCGTGCTCGCGGACGTGCTGGACGCGCGGCTGTCGCTCACCCGGGCCGTGCTCACCGACGCCCTGGAGGTGGTGGGCCCGCTCGCCTCGTTGATGGCGCTCCACGAGGGGCTCGTCACCTATGTCCACGGGGCGGCGCGCTGCCCCTCGTTCCCCTCGCTGCTCGCGCGGCTGCGCGCGGTGTGCCGCGAGGGCGCTCCTTCAGGTCCCCCACCGCGAGGTGACTCACATGGCTCCAGAGATTGA
- a CDS encoding polyprenyl synthetase family protein — MGSAELLGYLEDCRVLALQEIQRIIPAEQREASPLYALMLDYPLREAKGLRPALCIASCRALGGKLDAVVRSAAVLELFHNAFLIHDDIEDGSLMRRGGPTLHRTHGLPIAVNVGDAMLALALQPLLDNVAVLGLGPALRILQAVARMTRESVEGQALELEWIRHGVLDVTDDDYVRMVEQKTAWYSFITPVTVGAITARAPQEHIDALAAFARSLGIAFQIQDDVLNLRGQESDYGKEIAGDLWEGKRTLMLLHMLRGASETERQEVARILRLPRPDEPGDASAEGPGAALAVMLSRLVEEGAVTPHGEARLREALRAHDARGPVKTEADVRLLLSLIERQGSLEHAQGVARQWAEDAERRLAACREWLPDSVHRRLLDSLVAYVLARIR; from the coding sequence ATGGGTTCGGCGGAACTGCTGGGCTACCTCGAGGACTGCCGCGTCCTCGCCCTCCAGGAAATCCAGCGCATCATCCCCGCCGAGCAGCGCGAGGCGTCTCCGCTCTACGCGCTGATGCTCGACTACCCGCTGCGTGAGGCCAAGGGGCTGAGGCCGGCGCTGTGCATCGCCTCCTGCCGCGCCCTGGGCGGGAAGCTGGACGCGGTGGTGCGCTCGGCGGCGGTGCTGGAGTTGTTCCACAACGCCTTCCTCATCCACGACGACATCGAGGATGGCTCGCTCATGCGTCGCGGCGGCCCCACCCTCCACCGCACGCATGGGCTGCCCATCGCCGTCAACGTGGGGGACGCCATGCTGGCCCTCGCGCTGCAGCCGCTGCTCGACAACGTGGCGGTGCTCGGGCTGGGGCCGGCCCTGCGCATCCTCCAGGCGGTGGCGCGGATGACGCGCGAGTCGGTGGAGGGACAGGCGCTGGAGCTGGAGTGGATTCGCCACGGCGTGCTCGACGTCACGGATGACGACTACGTCCGGATGGTGGAGCAGAAGACGGCCTGGTACAGCTTCATCACCCCCGTCACCGTGGGCGCCATCACCGCCCGGGCGCCGCAAGAGCACATCGACGCGCTCGCGGCCTTCGCGCGCTCGCTCGGCATCGCCTTCCAGATTCAGGACGACGTCCTCAACCTGCGCGGCCAGGAGTCTGACTACGGCAAGGAAATCGCCGGGGACCTCTGGGAGGGCAAGCGCACGCTGATGCTGCTGCACATGCTGCGCGGCGCCTCCGAGACGGAGCGTCAGGAGGTGGCGCGCATCCTCCGCCTGCCCCGCCCGGACGAGCCGGGGGATGCTTCAGCGGAAGGCCCGGGCGCCGCGCTCGCAGTGATGCTCTCGCGGCTGGTGGAGGAAGGGGCGGTGACGCCCCACGGCGAGGCCCGGCTGCGCGAGGCCCTGCGCGCCCATGACGCCCGGGGCCCGGTGAAGACGGAGGCCGACGTGCGCCTGCTGCTGTCCCTCATCGAGCGCCAGGGCAGCCTGGAGCATGCCCAGGGTGTGGCCCGCCAATGGGCGGAGGACGCGGAGCGGAGACTGGCGGCCTGTCGCGAGTGGCTGCCCGACTCCGTGCACCGCCGGTTGCTCGACTCACTGGTGGCCTACGTGCTGGCGCGCATCCGGTGA
- a CDS encoding serine/threonine-protein kinase PknK, which produces MPPSLRPFARSTRFRLLGRMGEGGMGTVYRVHDRELRRDVALKVMRQSGPSALLALKREFRSRAGLSHPHLVQFHDLLVGDDYCCFSMELVEGRDFLGWVRPELSRAQRLPPVSHEAGVVLSEVSPLRPEAAPRLREALVQLVRGLQALHASGLVHRDIKPANVLVSPEGRVVIVDFGLAMELLAGPLARVGSSAAGTLPYMAPEQLQGGPLTPASDLYAVGLVLYEALTGVRPFRNETAYFLTGDTRLLLERRRAEPPPDPRHLAPGIPDDLAELAMALLSLSPGARPDAGALLARLSRELLPGDARPWDGDALFGPPKASFVGRAAELAVLDDALRAVTRRGQQLTVHVRGPSGIGKSTLVREFLRRQGTPLVLKGRCHPREVVAYLSLDPIIDALASHLSTLQGEAVEALVPEHAHALVRLFPVLGRVPALRSAPVPDSLPADFELSRLGAEALRELLTRLARTVPLVVWIDDAHWGDADSARLLEQLLREPAPPPFLLVLTHRDGADGVPTASVGASLPASRVRDVPLGPLTTGEAKVLARQLLHGTHVNAETLCSLAGQAGGSPFVVGEVARYLTTAVSRGAALDVTAPLDIQRVLAERLRALPPPQRALVEVASVACVPVPRDVLLSGAGMDAGGRPLLSALCDASLLRLGGGEHAATVTTYHDRTREAALALLGAAARARRHLGLAEALEQSGSDDWELLMSQWEGAGEQKRAGDCAVRAADRAAHALAFEHAARFYARALTLLGAEADRPTLLERQADALANLGRRADAAARYLEAAVALGGADAERVRTLKRHAAEQSIQCGRVDEGWRLLLNVLAELGGPVPHGRKHALLSATWQRLRFLQTHREPEARAVDQVPAGERPVLDALWTAACSFAQVDHVLADAFRMRYLRRVLEVGDASAVCRALACEAAMEAHLKGGWMDRHCRKLMAQAERLARWTGRACDEGWTLLARAVHAFTQGRWLDAVSTCERGETLLRERCTGVTWELDMFAAYHHGALAMRGELALLAARLEWWLSESTRRGDIFGIIESCLGDCVLPWLARGEGGRAWALAREALDCLERGFAPTTAEAGAYRVGHSHRVSYCLLLAHVHTALYAGEPWAAWREVQSRWDGLFRATPPLRFYDSHVRHTRARAALAAAEQLDARQAPPTEVEARWTRRALLADASDQARRIGGDSLAMGKPLAALVRAGVARLEGDADAARTLLVQALEGFSAADMALHREAARYALGALQGGPEGALYQQQAEAWMREQGAVDPRALAATLVPGLGLRPL; this is translated from the coding sequence TTGCCACCCAGTCTGCGCCCCTTCGCCCGGAGCACGCGCTTCCGGCTGCTGGGGCGCATGGGCGAGGGCGGCATGGGCACCGTCTACCGGGTGCATGACCGCGAGCTGCGGCGCGACGTGGCCCTCAAGGTGATGCGCCAGTCGGGGCCGTCGGCGCTCCTCGCCCTGAAGCGCGAGTTCCGCTCCCGCGCCGGGCTCAGCCATCCCCACCTCGTCCAGTTCCATGACCTCCTCGTCGGTGACGACTACTGCTGCTTCAGCATGGAGCTGGTCGAAGGCCGGGACTTCCTCGGCTGGGTCCGGCCCGAGCTGTCCCGTGCGCAGCGGCTGCCTCCCGTGTCACACGAGGCCGGCGTCGTGCTGTCGGAGGTCTCCCCCCTGCGGCCCGAGGCCGCGCCGCGCCTGCGCGAAGCGCTCGTGCAGCTCGTCCGTGGCCTGCAGGCGCTCCATGCGTCCGGGCTCGTCCACCGCGACATCAAGCCGGCCAACGTGCTCGTCTCGCCCGAGGGCCGCGTCGTCATCGTCGACTTCGGCCTGGCCATGGAGCTGCTGGCGGGGCCGCTGGCGCGAGTCGGCTCCTCCGCCGCGGGAACGCTGCCGTACATGGCCCCCGAGCAGCTCCAGGGTGGGCCGCTCACCCCGGCCTCGGACCTGTATGCCGTGGGGCTCGTGCTGTACGAGGCGCTCACCGGCGTCCGCCCCTTCCGCAACGAGACGGCCTACTTCCTGACGGGAGACACGAGGCTGCTCCTCGAGCGCAGGCGCGCCGAGCCGCCGCCCGACCCCCGCCATCTCGCCCCCGGCATCCCGGACGACCTGGCGGAGCTGGCGATGGCGCTGCTGTCCCTCTCGCCCGGCGCGCGGCCGGACGCGGGTGCGCTCCTGGCCCGGCTGTCGAGGGAGCTGCTCCCCGGGGACGCGCGGCCCTGGGACGGAGACGCCCTCTTCGGACCTCCGAAGGCGTCCTTCGTGGGCAGGGCCGCCGAGCTGGCCGTCCTGGACGACGCGCTCCGGGCCGTCACGCGCCGGGGCCAGCAGCTCACCGTGCACGTGCGCGGCCCCTCCGGCATCGGCAAGTCCACGCTGGTGCGGGAGTTCCTCCGGCGCCAGGGCACGCCGCTCGTCCTCAAGGGGCGCTGCCATCCGCGCGAGGTCGTCGCCTACCTGTCGCTGGACCCCATCATCGACGCGCTGGCGTCGCACCTCTCCACGCTCCAGGGCGAGGCCGTGGAGGCACTCGTCCCGGAGCACGCACACGCCCTGGTGCGCCTGTTTCCCGTGCTGGGACGGGTGCCCGCGCTGCGCAGTGCCCCGGTGCCCGACTCGCTCCCCGCGGACTTCGAGCTGAGCCGCCTGGGCGCCGAGGCGCTGAGGGAGCTGCTCACCCGCCTGGCACGCACCGTTCCGCTGGTGGTGTGGATTGATGACGCGCACTGGGGAGACGCCGACTCGGCGCGGCTGCTGGAGCAGTTGCTGCGAGAGCCCGCGCCGCCCCCGTTCCTCCTCGTGCTCACCCACCGCGATGGGGCCGACGGTGTCCCGACCGCGTCGGTCGGCGCGAGCCTGCCGGCGTCCCGCGTCCGCGACGTGCCCCTGGGACCGCTGACGACGGGTGAGGCGAAGGTGCTCGCGCGGCAGTTGCTGCATGGCACGCACGTGAACGCGGAGACCCTCTGTTCCCTGGCGGGGCAGGCCGGAGGCAGCCCGTTCGTCGTGGGCGAGGTGGCCCGGTATCTCACGACCGCCGTCAGCCGGGGCGCGGCGCTCGACGTCACCGCGCCGCTCGACATCCAGCGCGTGCTGGCCGAGCGGCTCCGCGCGCTTCCGCCCCCGCAGCGGGCCCTGGTGGAGGTGGCCTCCGTGGCCTGCGTGCCCGTGCCGCGTGACGTGCTGCTGTCCGGAGCGGGGATGGACGCGGGGGGCCGCCCGCTGCTCTCCGCGCTCTGTGATGCGTCGCTGCTGCGGCTGGGCGGCGGTGAGCACGCGGCGACCGTGACGACGTACCACGACCGCACCCGCGAGGCGGCGCTCGCCCTCCTGGGCGCCGCGGCGCGCGCGCGGCGTCACCTGGGGTTGGCCGAGGCGCTGGAGCAGTCCGGCTCCGACGACTGGGAATTGCTGATGTCCCAGTGGGAGGGCGCGGGCGAGCAGAAACGCGCGGGCGACTGCGCGGTGCGTGCCGCCGACCGTGCCGCCCATGCCCTGGCCTTCGAGCATGCCGCGCGGTTCTACGCGCGGGCCCTCACGCTGCTGGGCGCGGAGGCGGACCGGCCGACCCTCCTGGAGCGACAGGCAGACGCGCTCGCCAACCTGGGACGGAGGGCGGACGCGGCGGCGCGCTACCTGGAGGCCGCGGTCGCGCTCGGGGGGGCGGACGCCGAGCGGGTGCGCACCCTGAAGCGCCACGCGGCCGAGCAGTCCATCCAGTGCGGCCGCGTGGATGAGGGCTGGCGGCTGCTGCTCAACGTCCTCGCGGAGCTGGGGGGGCCCGTGCCCCACGGCCGGAAGCACGCGCTGCTGTCGGCCACGTGGCAGCGGCTCCGCTTCCTCCAGACGCACCGGGAGCCGGAGGCCCGCGCCGTCGACCAGGTGCCCGCCGGGGAGCGGCCCGTGCTGGACGCCCTGTGGACGGCGGCGTGCAGCTTCGCGCAGGTGGACCACGTGCTCGCGGATGCGTTCCGCATGCGGTACCTGCGGCGCGTCCTGGAGGTGGGGGACGCCTCCGCCGTGTGCCGGGCGCTGGCCTGCGAAGCCGCCATGGAGGCGCACCTCAAGGGAGGGTGGATGGACCGCCACTGCCGCAAGCTCATGGCCCAGGCGGAGCGGCTGGCGCGCTGGACGGGGCGCGCCTGCGACGAGGGCTGGACGTTGCTGGCCCGTGCCGTCCACGCCTTCACCCAGGGCCGGTGGCTGGACGCGGTGTCCACGTGCGAGCGGGGAGAGACGCTCCTGCGCGAGCGGTGCACCGGCGTCACGTGGGAGCTGGACATGTTCGCGGCCTACCACCACGGCGCATTGGCCATGCGCGGCGAGCTGGCGCTGCTCGCCGCGCGGCTGGAGTGGTGGCTGTCGGAGTCCACGCGGCGCGGCGACATCTTCGGCATCATCGAGAGCTGCCTGGGCGACTGCGTCCTGCCGTGGCTCGCGCGGGGCGAGGGCGGGCGGGCCTGGGCGCTCGCGCGGGAGGCGCTGGACTGCCTGGAGAGGGGCTTCGCGCCCACGACGGCCGAGGCAGGCGCGTACCGCGTGGGGCACTCCCACCGCGTGAGCTACTGCCTCCTGTTGGCCCACGTCCATACCGCGCTGTACGCGGGTGAGCCCTGGGCGGCGTGGCGGGAGGTGCAGTCGCGCTGGGACGGCCTGTTCCGCGCCACGCCGCCGCTGCGCTTCTACGACTCGCACGTGCGGCACACGCGGGCCCGCGCCGCGCTCGCGGCGGCCGAGCAGCTGGACGCGCGGCAGGCTCCTCCGACGGAAGTGGAGGCTCGCTGGACGCGGCGCGCGTTGCTGGCGGACGCAAGCGACCAGGCCCGCCGCATCGGCGGGGACTCGCTGGCGATGGGGAAGCCCCTGGCCGCGCTGGTGCGCGCGGGCGTGGCCCGGCTCGAAGGCGACGCGGACGCGGCGCGGACGCTGCTGGTCCAGGCCCTGGAGGGCTTCAGTGCGGCGGACATGGCGCTCCACCGGGAGGCCGCGCGGTATGCCCTGGGCGCGCTCCAGGGCGGGCCGGAGGGCGCGCTCTACCAGCAGCAGGCGGAGGCGTGGATGCGCGAGCAGGGCGCGGTGGACCCGCGCGCGCTGGCCGCCACGCTGGTGCCCGGCCTGGGGCTCCGGCCCCTCTGA
- a CDS encoding NAD(P)-binding protein: protein MAEETEDQDPVASPVGLESPGRVHIYGAGIAGLTAAHELARRGFRVRVYEPAREYDERGRRASGPAVGGLARSQLVRATKGALGNFPREGAFTFNPRYQLRYAFTPGTTPDEGEIENPLSVKEFVVWRGFFNGPSPGTLQIRVPMTPGYGDFGSPDWRRYAERINRALAVQEFLHNATTSDERPSPHLSRERVVIMGEEEELLARELGAPLPPLQDKDELLLEVVHYLPGEHGFRFFPSYYRHLFSTMVETPILDEDNRPTGRRVFDNLIPSSFYGIAAKGRRIRFLRRAPSTRPVEMLQDLKDLVSSGYPLSDMVQFTLRIWRYMSTCSERRKADYEKVSWWEYLEGFEPETGVRRYTYSAAFKHDMQFAPRVLAAFDGTWGDARTNGNTLAQLYLNNVLPLPKTDGTLNGPTTSAWFRPWRRYLEESLGVEFREARLSRLELREDDRLVAWTRQGNRPEEEEDSFGPGRFGVDEPVDYYVVATDAVAAEQVTRGLPPLGVVEGLRGFTSLIPPNPRGSEPEQPRTPGVLPGSVPWDRFQTLTGIQFFFPSNVRLAEGYLYFLDAPWGLSAISSQQYWSTPPALEQDGFAAVLSVDIGNWYVTEPGMKSPSDCSRYEIAQEVWRQIRQATEQHQAPLPQVRQFGFMLPEPSWYHLDRYIRFGIDEATGKERPVDNQAPYLIPIMGDWERRPGTEPWDPLQPETVLELRLPQGLWQPPHGGYQVHWDKLVFAGTYLKTFTRMTTMESANESARHAVNAILDHYLTFTHSVEAEARARDLAGPASVPTVPEYGGQGTLTGSPEFRVTPVGEYCRIWDPEKYELPELEPLRELDAKLFAAGLPHVWDVLRLEPLALPLLSSFQPPGGGMEALKTFLERVREALGTLSNPPTPPPP, encoded by the coding sequence ATGGCCGAGGAGACAGAGGACCAGGACCCCGTTGCCTCGCCCGTCGGACTCGAGAGCCCCGGGCGCGTCCACATCTACGGCGCGGGCATCGCCGGGTTGACTGCCGCGCATGAGCTCGCCCGCCGGGGCTTCCGCGTCCGCGTCTACGAGCCCGCGCGCGAGTACGACGAGCGGGGGCGGCGCGCGAGCGGACCAGCGGTGGGAGGCCTGGCCCGCTCCCAGCTCGTGCGCGCGACCAAGGGCGCCCTGGGGAACTTCCCCCGCGAGGGGGCCTTCACCTTCAATCCCCGGTACCAGCTCCGCTATGCCTTCACCCCGGGCACCACACCCGACGAGGGGGAAATCGAGAACCCGCTCAGTGTGAAGGAGTTCGTCGTGTGGCGCGGCTTCTTCAACGGCCCTTCGCCCGGCACCCTCCAGATCCGCGTCCCGATGACGCCGGGCTACGGGGACTTCGGCTCGCCGGACTGGCGGCGCTATGCCGAGCGCATCAACAGGGCGCTCGCGGTGCAGGAGTTCCTCCACAATGCCACCACCTCGGATGAGCGGCCCTCGCCCCACCTCTCGCGGGAGCGCGTCGTCATCATGGGCGAGGAGGAGGAGCTGCTCGCGCGGGAGCTGGGAGCGCCCCTCCCGCCGCTGCAGGACAAGGACGAGCTGCTGCTGGAGGTGGTGCACTACCTGCCCGGCGAGCACGGCTTCCGCTTCTTCCCCTCGTATTACCGCCACCTCTTCTCCACCATGGTGGAGACCCCCATCCTCGACGAGGACAACCGGCCCACCGGCCGCCGCGTCTTCGACAACCTCATTCCCTCCAGCTTCTACGGCATCGCCGCCAAGGGCCGCCGCATCCGCTTCCTGCGCCGCGCGCCGTCCACCCGCCCCGTGGAGATGCTCCAGGACCTCAAGGACCTCGTGTCCTCCGGCTACCCCCTCTCGGACATGGTCCAGTTCACCCTGCGCATCTGGCGGTACATGAGCACCTGCTCCGAGCGCAGGAAGGCCGACTACGAGAAGGTCTCCTGGTGGGAGTACCTGGAGGGGTTCGAGCCGGAGACGGGCGTGCGCCGCTACACGTATAGCGCCGCCTTCAAGCACGACATGCAGTTCGCCCCGCGCGTGCTCGCCGCGTTCGATGGCACGTGGGGCGATGCGCGCACCAATGGCAACACGCTCGCGCAGCTCTACCTCAACAACGTGCTGCCGCTGCCCAAGACGGACGGCACCCTCAACGGGCCCACCACGTCCGCCTGGTTCCGTCCCTGGCGCCGCTACCTGGAGGAGTCCCTCGGAGTCGAGTTCCGCGAAGCAAGGCTGTCGCGGCTCGAGCTCCGTGAAGACGACCGCCTCGTGGCCTGGACGCGTCAAGGAAACCGCCCGGAGGAGGAGGAGGACTCCTTCGGGCCCGGCAGGTTCGGCGTCGACGAGCCGGTGGACTACTACGTCGTGGCCACCGACGCGGTGGCCGCGGAGCAGGTGACGCGGGGACTGCCGCCGCTCGGCGTCGTCGAAGGACTGCGCGGCTTCACGTCGCTGATTCCGCCCAACCCGCGCGGCTCCGAGCCCGAGCAGCCGCGCACTCCCGGTGTCCTCCCCGGGAGCGTCCCCTGGGACCGCTTCCAGACGCTCACCGGCATCCAGTTCTTCTTCCCCTCCAACGTCCGGCTCGCCGAGGGCTACCTCTACTTCCTGGATGCACCGTGGGGCCTGTCCGCCATCAGCAGCCAGCAGTACTGGTCCACGCCTCCGGCGCTCGAACAGGACGGCTTCGCCGCGGTGCTCAGCGTGGACATCGGCAACTGGTACGTGACCGAGCCGGGGATGAAGAGTCCCTCGGACTGCTCGCGCTACGAGATTGCCCAGGAGGTCTGGCGGCAGATTCGCCAGGCCACCGAGCAGCACCAGGCGCCGCTGCCCCAGGTCCGTCAGTTCGGGTTCATGCTGCCGGAGCCGTCCTGGTACCACCTGGACCGATACATCCGCTTCGGGATTGACGAGGCCACGGGGAAGGAGCGCCCCGTGGACAACCAGGCGCCCTACCTCATCCCCATCATGGGCGACTGGGAGCGCCGGCCCGGCACCGAGCCCTGGGACCCACTCCAGCCCGAGACAGTGCTGGAGCTGCGCCTCCCCCAGGGACTGTGGCAGCCGCCGCACGGTGGCTATCAAGTCCACTGGGACAAGCTCGTCTTCGCCGGGACGTACCTCAAGACGTTCACCCGGATGACCACCATGGAGTCGGCGAACGAGTCCGCGCGCCACGCCGTCAATGCCATCCTCGACCACTACCTGACCTTCACGCACTCCGTGGAGGCGGAGGCGCGGGCCCGGGACCTGGCCGGACCCGCGTCGGTCCCCACCGTGCCCGAGTACGGCGGCCAGGGCACCCTGACCGGCTCGCCCGAGTTCCGGGTGACGCCGGTGGGCGAGTACTGCCGCATCTGGGACCCGGAGAAGTACGAGCTGCCGGAGTTGGAGCCGCTGCGCGAGCTGGATGCGAAGCTCTTCGCCGCCGGCCTGCCACACGTCTGGGACGTGCTGCGCCTGGAGCCCCTGGCCCTGCCGCTCCTGTCGTCCTTCCAGCCTCCGGGTGGCGGCATGGAGGCCCTGAAGACCTTCCTGGAGCGGGTGCGCGAGGCCCTGGGCACGCTGTCGAATCCCCCCACGCCGCCCCCGCCTTGA